AGACTTTTCCATTCCAGTTGACACCATTCCAGTCCATGGAAAATGCACCTGATGATGAAGGTTACTGTGGTGACGGGATTGTGCAGATTTCCATCGCGGAGGAGTGTGATGACAAAAACAGAGTTGTCACTGACGGCTGTGTTAGTAAGTCACGTGTCCACATGAGGTGGTCTATTATAGCTTCTAAGTTGTACTTTGCTGTGCACATAAAACTTGACCCCTCAACCTCTGCTGTCTCTCCTTACCCCAGAGTGTAAACATGCTTACTGTGGAGACGGATACCGCTATGAGGGGGCTGAGGAGTGTGATGGAAAGGACTTTGGATACCAGACGTGTAATTCATATCTTCCAGGGTAAGCACCGTATACAACTATATGTTGACAAAAGtgagaaatgttttgttgacattttaaactgagCAAAGGGTTGTTGTTTCCCCTGTTGTTCGCAGGTCCTATGGTCACCTCAAGTGCACACCGTACTGTGTTATTGACTCCACAAACTGCAAGTACTTTACTTGAGCAGGAAGCTGTACAGTGCAGCGGGATCCTCTTTGTGTTATTTGGAATATtttcatggaaaaaaagaacaataatgCTCCAAGCAAGAGACTGTGACGGTAGAGGCAGCCACTGATTCCactgatgaaagaaaaaatgaaacatatacgtatatataaatataactcATTTGTATTGCTGCTGAGATGCCACGTAGCTCCCAAGAGTTATAGTCGGGTCAGTGGAAGTGACAAAACCTTCACCCACACATAGGAAATGCACAGGACAACTGGACTCAGTCTTTACAAGCAGGACTTAAGACTGTTCTCCTCACCATGAATCAGCCTCTGGATGCAACAGTTGTGTGACAGCCAAGACTTAATTAAGTGCCAGTGGGAGATGTTGCAGAGGAGCAGTAGCCGGGCCAGAGGCGTATTAATCTTGACCCAGTTACTGTTGAGAAAGAGAGGCAGTAGGACATCCAGAGCCATGGCCTCAGGTATTCTACTGCTGCGTCAACAATGCACAGTATTTGCATGAGGCTGGGATTACTAAGACCATGACAGCAGCTGTCATTATCCAAGCATGAAACCCATCACTTTACTTATTATAGCCACAAGGCTTGTACTTTGTAGTCTCAATATTACATCAAGGATTTTAAAGTTGTAAAAGGTAAAACCAGGCATATAGTACAATCAATATAGATGGTTAGGGATGGAGGTGAACGGGCATGAATTATGCACTTGTAATATTTGACTGAGACTGTTATACCGGGAGGCCACACTTCAGAGGCCGACTTGGCCTCATCATCTTGTGGTTGTACTGTGCTTGACAGGGACTTGTCCAGACATTCAGTCTGGACAAGGTTtcataaatccaaaaataattCTCAGGAACCAACAGGTAATGTAGCTCCACACAGCACCTTTCAAAGGCAACCCCTACTACTCTCTTTGTAAACTGAATGGCAGTGACTGTAAGCTGAAGCACACAGATAACCCGAGTTTCTTCCCAGCGCTGCGCTTCAGTGAGAaatgaaatatactgtatatgaaggcTTGAAACTGTTATGTTCTTAATTGTCTCACTGCACAGGAAAGGCTGGGATAGTCTGTAGCTGCTAAAGGGGAGGAATTTCAATTCCAGTCTGTTCTATGGTCATTACTGTATTTACTCTAATACCTCTTTATCCAGTCTTTCTGTCTTACAGTAtaaacagcaacacaaaaacTCAACAGTAGACCTTACAGTGTAGATGGAGTATGCTGTGTGTTGGGCACCAATGGTGAAAATGACTTTGCTGATAAAAGCAAACATTTTCCATAAGCTACTGGATGAGTCACAGTGCCAAGGATGACCTGTCTCAGCCATACATAGATGTAGTCAGGTGTTATATAAAGTGGttcttctgtaaaaaaaaaaaaaaaggaatcaaaAGATAAAGACTGTTACTATATCGTCTCCGCATGCTTGTGATACCATGCTAATGATTGTGAAACGCTTCCACGCTTCTGTTTTGTAAATCATTGCATTCATCAGCGTAGCAGGTGTCTTAAGAAATATCAGTCTTGCTCTGCCCAGAGTGTAGCTAAGTACTGTACGTATGACACACCTTATATGATGAAGTGATGAACTGTGCCATGCACAAAAGCTAAAATCCCTTTTGGAAACTGAGTTGAATGTGCTGCCTGTGCTGCTGTGCTGTATCATCTACTGTGTATGCACAACAATGCTGAAACATAACATGCATGTGGTAACGTACTGTAAGGCTTTATTAAACATATTATGCACTGTGACTGGGATTGTGAACGCTCATTTTGTTTCATTGCTCTGATAAGATTTATACTGCAGTTGTtgatcattttaaaaagaaataaaacagtaaTTTAAATCATTCAAAGCTTTCCACTCTGTCTTAACACACATGCATCTTTAAACTTGGGTCCGGGGTTTGTCAGCAGCTTTGCTTGCTGTGTGTTGTGAGCAAGTGGTGACAGTGATTTGGAGGCTGTGCAAAAAGCCTAAAGACAGCAATAGAGATGCTATTGATGTTCTTTCAGAGCactcacagtaaaaaaaaagaagaagcagataTCTATCAAGTGGAAAAAAGAGGCTGTCAGCAGCTCCTTGCAAAGTGCAGCGTAAGACTAAATAGTTACCAGACCACACAGTGAACCTTGCTGTTTTCTCAGACATGACaatgtttttcatcttttcattcTGTCTCGATGGAGCCCCCCTCAGAGCTGAGTCTGTCTGAAGATGAGGCACAGTGATACAGGTTGGGCACGGGCAGCCAGCCCGTGTTGCAGCAGAGATGTTTGAGTCTCGACGCAACCATATAACTCTATTAGCATGCCATATTTCTTTTCTAAATCACATCAGGACAATTTGTCTGCAGAGATGCCCTGAGTAAAAGCTTACCTTGGCGTATTTATTCCATCATGTGCATTCCCCTGACCAGGCCAATCAGATTTGTACCACAGATGTCTCAGTACAGCACTAAATGTCTCTGGAGAAGATGTGGCCAAACTGATTCCACTGCTCGGTAATAAAAAGGTTTGTGCTCCATTTGTGGAGTTTGTGAACTTTGACCAGTTCTCTTAAATTATAGATGGTGgcctagacctactctgtaaagtgtcctgagataccATCTGTCACGATTTGACactataagtaaaattgaattagGTATAAATACTTGATGAACTAATAGctgttgtgggttttttttgtattgatttttcaTCTCAAAGACAATGTCTTAAAGTTAAATTTGTATGAAGCAGAATTTAATTTGAGCTCTACCAGGTATTAAGTTGATGAACTGAAATCCaaaacttttttcccccaacaaaAGGGGTTATTTTAGTGCAGGCTTGTTGGTGCAGTGTTAAAGCTGTTGCAGAAGAAGCGATACAAAGGTGGCCTTGGTAACAGGAAGCAAGCAGGGACCCAGCTGTTGGTCCAAGCGGAGTGAAAGTCCCTGACCTAAAAGCGGGAATGGTTGGCGGGCAGGGTGCTGTGGTCCTAACAGAGGACACACTACTGCTGCACCAGCAAAACACTCACAGCAAAGTATGCAACAATGTTATTTGAGCTCAGTGTCACTGTTGTTTAACCAAACACCTGTGCAGATTTACTATCTTTTGCTTACTCATCTATTTGTTCAGTTAACTGGTGAAATGTAAAGAATCAATTACATACTCAACATTAAAGTCACCAAGGTTGGCCTTAACATTAActgatataaaatataatctATTAATAACATATTTGACTACAACAGGTCTGGACACACCCTAAGACCacttcattatttattatgtaaaaaTCAAATAGCATCTTATATACagtcatacaaaaaaaaaagtgtttgcaaTGTTACAATGGAATATTCTGAGGATCAACACTTGACAAGAAAACAAGCCATTGCAGGGATGTAAACCTGCTGCAAATGACTTACTCCAAGAATTATTACTGTATGCCTACCTGTAAACACAAAAGACAAGTGAGAGTAAAGTTAAAAATACTACGTGGTATGTCAGTcttggtaaaaaagaaaagccccAGGTTAATGTTCCTGCTTTGTTCTAATGGGAGGTGGAGTCCTACCAATCATATCCTTGTTGAGTTGACATCATAAAATAATACCTACGGCTGGTCAGTGCATGGGCGAGATGACATCTGTAGAGTAGCTGAATGTCGCTGTTCATTATCAGTACAGAGATAAATGAGAAGcaatgtattttaacatttcatCTATCCCCTTCAGGATTATTTATTAACTTTGTTAATTAAAGTCCTTGGCCTATTCAGTTTCCATTGGTACCTATGTTACTTATTACACAAAACCATGCAAGCAATAAACATGCTCTATGTGTACAAATGTCCATACAAAAGCTGGACTGAGCTGGTCCCCATGATGATAATGTGAACTTTATAACTTAAgacttaataaataaacattgtgGAAATGCATTCTATGCATTGGTTTTGTGCAGAGGATGTCCACTAAAGTATTCAGCAGTTGTCAGTACTTACAGCTACACTGTATTATTTCATTCTTGTGTGTTGTGGTACTATAGGCAGCAGAGGCTAAAGCCATTCACTTGATAGCTTCTTTTTGGTCCCACGCAAAGTCTCAACAGCAATTGTTCATAACATGTTAgcgatgaaaaagaaaaaattgtcaAACTGCAGCATTTATATTACATTTGCAGGGAAAGACAAATATAAATCTAACATCCTTTCCTAAAATCAACAGTCAACGCAataaccttttttgttttttagccaGAATGCTTAAAGTTAGTTAGTATGCAACTCCATCACATACATTTTAGGCAGGGGAACTATCTGACAAAGTTTTTGTCCAAATAATGCTTTGTGTTAGTTTTAAGTATTACCCTGTTTTGTGAATCTGAGGAAACAGGACAATCTTGATTAAAAATTACTTTGGCGGAAATCACAAATGTTTGACCAAGGAAATCACTAGAACCAAATACTTTGTAGTTATGtgcctgtacacacacacacacaaaaacaatacagCCACAGTGTGCACCAAAAACAAATGAATCATTATGGCTGGATTCTGCATAAtagggctaaaaaaaaaactacactgtCAATGGTCTTTTAAACAAGACctagaaaatacattttgtcaaTAATGTCCAAATTGTTAAAACATACAGACATTAATACCTTCTTCGAAAACCTTAACCCTCCACTGTCCTAGAGTTTAACAACCACTGAAAACACCTCACACTGGCACAGGGACACGCTCAATTATTTTGTACACAAGATGCACTTAATACATCTGGCACCCTCCTTCAGTGGTCAGCCACTACTGCCCCTGGGGTCAAGTTTtgtccttcctctctctgttgcAAATTTCACACCACTTCATCAGACTCCAGGTTGTATTCTTCATACAGTGCATCTAGGATGGCCAGCTGCTTTTCCATGGCAGGCAGGTACAATCCCAGGTCCCGGTGCACCCCGCTGGTAAAGCCGCCCTTCAGCTCGTCGCCCGCTCTCGACACTAAGGCAGCGGCGAAACTTTGATAAGACGGTGCAGCTCTCAGCGCCAACTGGGGAAATAGAAGCAGGCGATGGTCACACTCCAGGAACAGATGAACCTCAAGAAAATAAGAAGGTAAGAAATACCTACAGCAAAAACGCCTCGCACAACCCATCCGTGGTACTGCCGAAGGGTCTTTCCATAGGCATTATCTGggtgagagaagagaaagaacatTACAAATCTCGCACGTGCATTAGGTTCCACTTATTTAACTAGTTTGTAGATTTGTGCATCGTAGAAATCTGACTCACTTAGCGCTCCATGGATGTCTTGCTCTCCTGCGTTGACCTCTGACAGAAACTCTTTGAGGAACATCAGTCCCCGCCTAAGCCACAGCAGAGCCTCAGTGGCCGAGTTACGCACCCGGGCATTCTCTGTCTGGACTTCATGCAGCACGATGGACTGTAGTGTGGGGAAGCTGTCAGGCTCCGACATCAGCTTCTGGTGAATTTTCTACAGGGTTAAGAGACAGGTTGATATTGTAACCTGAACTTAAAATGATCCTGATTCTACTCTGCCATCATTCTTTCTTTGATTTACCAAAACTATAAGTCCTACTTTTTAACAGCTCAAAAAGTTATTTGATCAAGTGTACATTGACAGAACAATGATAAGAGGAGTGATAAGCCAAATGCCTGACTTTCAAGCTAAACAAGAAGTTAAGCAGTATTATATACAGCAAATCTCCTTGTTGAAATATTGTATAGGAGATCATAAAGCACTAATGTTGATTTATCCCATTTGGCAAACTATGTTTAACACAAGATTTAGAGGCACTTCTGAACAGTTAAATCTGCTTTAAGGTAACATATTAATGACATGTACACGCACCTTGATATTTCCaacaaaatccattttaactGGCGCAAACACAGTGGATCCCAGCTTGTCTGAGAACAGAAAATCCATGATCACTTCTTTGTTCCTTATGAAGAAAGGATTCTTAGTTTGGTGTCCTAATATTTGGGACAGTGATGAATGCATCTCAGGGCAAGAAACCCTGTGTCACAAGTTCAGAAGATTTCACCTTTTCACTGCAAGTTTTGCTGGGAAGAAAATGATGGCTTGTGAAACACTAGACGACCTTAGATCCTTAGCATTTCTGAAACCATGCTGCATGGCGGACGCAATATCAAACAGGTATTACTTGTATCTGGGTCCATGTCATTGATCTAGGCTGTAACTGAGGACCTCCTCGCTCTACATTGTCCTGCTTATTGGATGCCTACTTAATAAAGAAATCAactatgaatttaaaaaatgatttccttaatttaaaaatggtcCTCTAGAGTCTACGATCAGAACAGTCTGTCATTTATAGCAGCGGACTGCCATAAATAACAGACCGTAGAATGCTGTAATTGACCAATGAGAATTGAATATTCAACAAagccatgtcattttttttaattttttttattacacaacTTTGTTGAATACTTGATCCTATTTGGTCAATTACAGCATTCTACGGTCTCTTATTCTGTTACACATGCAGCTTTTGATCATAGACTCTGGACcagtttttaaatcaatattttgtgtcaaattattgatttcTTTAGTAAGTATCCATGTAATAGGTGGGATAATGTACCCGGTTTAATGATGACCCACTTGCTCTACATTATCCATTACATATTACACTGACCCTCTGACGTGTGTGCAAATTAAACACTGTTGTTAAATCTCTCTGTAAGTCTCTCATACCTCCAGGTAATTACAGATGATCAAAAATCTAATCCAACCTGTACTCATATTTATTGGGACCAAATCTGATAAAACTTATTTTTagtcaacaaaaatgtattgtatggCCATATGTATCTATGTGTAGTTCACTGTGTGGATGTGTAGTGCACACAGACCAGGCCAAACACAGCCACATGAGCAAGCATGACCTAACAACAAACTTATCAAGATAGACTGTTAGGctacaaagaaaagaacacagaAAGACATTCAGGTACAGGAGGAAATAATCACAGCCTGAATAGATGATGATGAACCAAAGACAAAAAGCTGCCACCTCATTAAATACAGATGATGTAAATGACGGAGCATAAACAAATGACAAGAAAAAGGGTGGGAAGAAGGATGAAATGACCACATGTGAGAAAGCAGAAAAGATTAAGAGGAGGACTGAAAAGTGACCGGCCTACCTAATACTGGTACTATTGCATAGCATGAGTCCAAAAACTCTTGTGTAGGGATACCATTGTCGTCGTCCAGTCTTATATCACTAAATCTAAAAAAGTAGAACAGATTCAAACAGGAGAATATATTAGAATgccatttcaatttttatttgatcaactcaaacagaaaaaaagaaaatggtacaAACGTCCAAACCAAGCCTGAGAAATGATTCACAGAGTGTCATGCAATTCTAAgcctgacattacctgagactATTCTGCTACTTTGACAACTATCTGACAGTTTTTAATGTGGCTAATGTTAATGCTCATCAACATTAAAAGACCAACTCCAAAATGCACATACTGTAGTTCCCATCTTGCAGTTGAATACTGGCTAAGTGACACAATGATTTTctgcattataatgtttaaaCGGTGTGACTAAATGTTACATAAATGATCATAAACACTCTAGTCAATTGTTCAGTAACACTCTCCAAGCtcttgaaaaagaaagaaaaatacgaTTGAAATGCagagtgaaacaaaaaaaagctttacaaaCCCAAATATCAGATGAGGGCCTCTCTGTGCCATGTGATCAAGAGAGAACACACtaatataaaacacttaaaatgacAGCTTGAAATGGATTCAGTTCAAATGTTCCAAACCTGTTATATATCTATTCTGTGCAACACGGTAATACAATTTATATATTTCCACAAACTAAGTAACTGTGCAGTTTAGTCAAACGTTGCAGCAGAAGTGCAGTGCCTCAAAAGACAAGAATACTACACAGAGCTTAGATTGATTAACCCTAATACTGTCATAGTGAATTATCACATACAATCATACAGTAACTTCATACAGTAACAAATGTGTCCTAAAGGATGTGACCTTCCTGAGTAGCATTTTCATACCTGTGACTCATTGTGCTGAAGAAAGTTTCCACCTGCTCTGTGTCTTCTGGCTCTGTTGAATCTCTGGAAGTCTGGCCTTCCTGTTGAGCCTCTTCTTGGTCTGGAACAGCTTCCTGTTGGTGCCGAAGCTGGACAGCGTTGGCTTCCTTGTTGTTGATGTCCTGCCTTTCTTGATTTTGGTCCCCTTTGTgcttctgcttttgttttgtctccttCTGATCGTCAGCTTCGttctcctcgtcctcctctgcTGGTTGCTCGTAGTGTTCAATCTCAGAGGTATCCTTGGTAGTGTGTAACTGAGGATCAACTCCCCCCTCAGGGACTGATCTGATGCTGTTGGTGGCATCAATGTCTGTGTGACGCAGTAGACAAACAGTAAACATGTGCAATGTATGTAACCAGACAAAGGGGTAAACAGAATATGGTTTTGGTCAAGATGTTTATTGCAGCAAGTCTGACACCCAGTTTTCATCAGACTGGGTGTAGAAAATTGTACAGCTATCAGCAAGTGAACAATTTTCATGTAGACTTATTATTAACCACTTGCAGGGTACACCAATGCAAACCTCATGCTCATCCTTCACCCTTGTTTCAGTAAAATGATATGGCAAACTTCAAGAGCAGCACTACATTAAGTATTGAATATAGCTGCACTGATTTCTATGGGTTGAAAGCCTCAGTAGGTCACCAACATCAGAGTTGGGTTTGGTAAGGTGTGACTGGTTTCAGCTGGGACCGCACCCCACTGATTTAGCATTGCGCTTTGTGAAATGCTTTTCATtaccttctttttgttttggtttgggtttttttggtcAATACAGAAAGGACTTCCACCTTTATTACAATCCAGCAAAATGTTCAACTCTTTCATATCTCATAAAAGAGTGACAattagttgttgttttaatattgGACTATCAAACAATTGTGTAAAAAATATTCTGTCTACATTTTCTTAGATTTGTAACACTGCCACTACGGCATCGTATTAAGTCTGAACCAAACATTTGTAACATATTCTTATGTAACATGATGTAAACTATGTACCAAAAGaaaggtctcttttatatactgtattatttaCAGACGTCTCATCAGTACACTTATGAGAAATTTATGATTGTATTTACAGTGAGATAGCATATGTATTATAGATAACCcaaaacaataactttgaaaaGATTTACGTCTTATTTTCAATCACTGGCAGTAGCTTCCTCTTGTATAAAAAGGCATTGTTACTGCTAAGGGAAATGCAATATTGTAACTGGGTATCCATCACTGTCTGCTCACTAAAAGGATATAATCTATCCACATCAGTTCTGATGGTGTACACACAACAACCAGGCCCCTTTTGATGTGTCTTCCTTCCGGTCTTTCCTTTATGGAACGCAGTAATGGTTTTCAGTTCGAGAAACTTGTAAAACTGACTGGTTGGGACATCTGACTCACCTGATGGGGAAGGATGTTGTTCTGGTCTATCTTGCTCATCTGGCCCTTCTACTCCAGAGTCAAGGCTCTGGTTGTCATGTGCAACTGCTTCTCCTGAAGATTCAGACAAATCTCTCCATCTGGAATGAATGTGAGAGcacaatgttaaatgttaatgttaattaaaCTTGGGATGGAGTTATTCTGGGCAAATATAATTGGCAATTGTGTCTACTGCCACAGAAATGCAACATTAACAACAAAATATTACTGTGTCAACAGCAAAGAGAATGGGTATTTCATTTTTGCCACACTTTGCAAAGTGCTACTTTGAACATCTGTGTGACAGTTAGTGAGTGAGGAAGAAACAACGCCGgcaatataaatacataatgaCAGAAAAAAGCAACGTACTTTTCTCCAAGGTTGTGGTTTAAATGATTGACAGGTTTAATCTGTTGGAGAAACAAGACATTAGGGGGTcatatatgcatgtatgcatgtataatTAAACAAGCTGTAACTTTTATACTAGATGTTATTAAGTTATCTGATTAGACATATGAATGGTGACATAAATTTACCTTCTGAGGTTTGATGGCTGCTACTGGAGGAGACCCTGGTGGACTTTGTGTTGCCATATCTGTACTAAAAGAACGGTTTGCTATCTGCATGCATTCCTCCAGAGTCTTAAGAAAGGTGGTGCATGTAGACTTCACCATGTTTCCATTGCCTATTCCTGTCTGAAAAgcgcacaaacacatacacattggCCAACATAGCCCTAAATGTCCCGACATGTTAAGTCTGTTCTTTAGAAAATGTACTTGTGATAACATGTTCTGCATGTATGGTCTATAAGTAAGTGTAAGCACACAACAATTTGATGTCTAGCTAGTTGCAAGTTGGGCTACCCTACTGTATACTGCAGCTTTACACCAACAGCAGCTTCTCTTATTTCATCAGCTCGTCCAAACCTTAAGCTTACCTCTGCTGTGTCTGCTAGCTCATCATTCTCCTTGATCTTGTTTACTTGTTGTAGAAGAAGGTCACAGTACAATCTGAGCTCTGACATCTTAGTTCTCAGTGCCTCTGTGTTCTCATGGAGCTCTGTAATAACAGCAAATGAGCCAACGTTTTgggaaaacaataacaatattttccaatagaataaaacaaagtaaaaagaaaagaacacaatCCATGCATCCAAAtacctttttctctttttgttcgGTTGTCTGTAAGGCAAGCTTTGGATGTTCCCAGTGCCACCAGCCATTTCTGCCTCTCTGCTGCATTGATGGCTCTGAGGTAAAAGTACTGCTCTCCAGGTATGGTCAGGTCAACTCGGGTAGAGTCAGAGGAATGAACTAATTaagcacagcagcaaacaaggAGAGATGATTGTCAGAACTACATTCAAAAGGCAGAGTaaagtctcacacacacacacacacacacacacacacacacacacacacacacacacacacacacacacacacacacacacacacacacacacacacacacacacacacacacacaagtgagcCATATACCGACCTTGGATTTCACATACTGAAATCTTAATGCTGCCCTTGCAACCTTTCCAGGCATCTTCTTGAGAGTCATAGTAAGACAAAGTTCCGCCATCAAGCACAAACCAACGAGGTTGCCAACCTGAAAGACACGTATTTATGTTTACATCATAGGTCTCATTAGGTTCTGTTTAACAAGTAACGTTATGGGTATTTATTTCACGCTTCAATGTTTGAAATCAATCCGTAAAAGTCACAATAAAACAGCGtcatctaacgttagcttcatAAACTTCGAAAGAGTTAACCTTACGTTGTGTTAGCAACAGCTAACGTTAATTGTTAAATCAGATTAGAAATGGCAGATGGAGAGAACTTCCTAAATTAGAAAGCGATAAAGTTACCTGTTAAGACTACACAAATAAGGTTTACTTCTAGTTCGTTAAACAGATATTAACGCTAATTTAGCAACGTCAAAGAGAAGCTAACGTTGGATAATTCAAAGTGGTGCTGCGATAGTTAAAGACTGAcgggtagctaacgttaacgttgctagctagctagctgcctTAAAACTAGAAATATATCCAATAACACGCAACCAGGATAGGGTTAACTTACCACTTATGTAATTGGTCCACTTATGCAGCATTCCTTCCATTGTTTAGTTATGTGGTTTACTTGTTTATCATAACAAGATATGATGCACAGCTGATTGCAGCGACTCCATCGGGCCCCGAGCGTGATTAGTGGAGTAAGGTCCCAGGCTTTACATTTTACCTACGTACATAAAAGTGCGTACACTTTTTGTGAATAGAACTCTAAAAGAGAGACTAACGACGTTCCTCCCGTTTACATCAGAGGGATTAATAAATACTGTGCGTGTAGATTATGGtgattgacacaaaaaaagaaccaatagaataaaataatataGATAAAGGGCGGCACCTCGGAACGAATTATCCAATTGAAGAGAGAGGAGGGCGGACAGCTGAACAGTGGCTGTGTACAGGCGTTCATGCAGAAGTTGGCTGCCACGTAGTTGGCATTCttgcatgtatttattttagggCACGTTACTGCATTTGTGTGGAAAGGTTCAAATAAGCTTTTTGTAAGTTTTGCGAATAAGTGATACTTTTGtcaaacaaaaatgatcattttttctatttgttcGATATTGCcctcactgtttttgtttgtcaccGGGGGGAAACTGCCTGAGCCAGAAGTGAAAATTGAAGTTATACATAAACCCTTCATGTGTTACCGTAAGTCAAAGTATGGAGACATGCTTCTTGTTCATCACGAGGGATTCTTGGAGAGTAATGGCACTATGTTTTATTCCAGGTAATTTGTTGTTGGAAACTGCTGCATATGTTATTGCTGTGCAATGTTGTTGCATTCCGTGTGCAGGAGAAGTCACTGCTTTTATGGCTGTAAAATCAATGTATCTATTGGACA
The Etheostoma spectabile isolate EspeVRDwgs_2016 chromosome 6, UIUC_Espe_1.0, whole genome shotgun sequence genome window above contains:
- the plekha8 gene encoding pleckstrin homology domain-containing family A member 8; amino-acid sequence: MEGMLHKWTNYISGWQPRWFVLDGGTLSYYDSQEDAWKGCKGSIKISVCEIQVHSSDSTRVDLTIPGEQYFYLRAINAAERQKWLVALGTSKACLTDNRTKREKELHENTEALRTKMSELRLYCDLLLQQVNKIKENDELADTAETGIGNGNMVKSTCTTFLKTLEECMQIANRSFSTDMATQSPPGSPPVAAIKPQKIKPVNHLNHNLGEKWRDLSESSGEAVAHDNQSLDSGVEGPDEQDRPEQHPSPSDIDATNSIRSVPEGGVDPQLHTTKDTSEIEHYEQPAEEDEENEADDQKETKQKQKHKGDQNQERQDINNKEANAVQLRHQQEAVPDQEEAQQEGQTSRDSTEPEDTEQVETFFSTMSHRFSDIRLDDDNGIPTQEFLDSCYAIVPVLDKLGSTVFAPVKMDFVGNIKKIHQKLMSEPDSFPTLQSIVLHEVQTENARVRNSATEALLWLRRGLMFLKEFLSEVNAGEQDIHGALNNAYGKTLRQYHGWVVRGVFALALRAAPSYQSFAAALVSRAGDELKGGFTSGVHRDLGLYLPAMEKQLAILDALYEEYNLESDEVV